The following proteins are encoded in a genomic region of Amycolatopsis sulphurea:
- a CDS encoding HAD-IA family hydrolase — MLKGLLVDYAGVLTDPDAHLLFDYLHAARARGTRTALVSNAPGAAPGAKAALGEYFDALVFSGEAGVAKPARGIYLVAAERLGLAAPSCVFVDDAERNVRGAVEAGMVGVHHVAVPETLAELAVLFS, encoded by the coding sequence GTGCTGAAAGGCTTGCTGGTCGATTACGCGGGGGTGCTCACCGACCCGGACGCGCACCTGCTCTTCGACTACCTCCATGCCGCCCGTGCCCGGGGTACCCGGACCGCGCTGGTGTCCAACGCGCCCGGGGCCGCGCCAGGGGCGAAAGCCGCGCTGGGCGAGTATTTCGACGCGCTGGTGTTCTCCGGTGAGGCCGGGGTCGCCAAACCGGCCCGCGGGATCTACCTGGTGGCCGCCGAGCGGCTCGGGCTGGCCGCGCCGAGCTGTGTCTTCGTGGACGACGCCGAGCGCAACGTTCGCGGGGCGGTCGAAGCGGGCATGGTCGGGGTCCACCACGTGGCTGTGCCGGAGACGCTCGCCGAGCTGGCCGTCCTGTTCAGCTGA
- the secA gene encoding preprotein translocase subunit SecA, which produces MVLNRLLRAGEGKMVKRLRNIADHINTLEDDVLDLSDDALRAKTDEFRARYAKNESLDDLLPEAFAVAREAAKRVLGQRPYDVQLMGGAALHLGQVAEMKTGEGKTLTCVLAAYLNALAGEGVHVVTTNDYLAKRDAEWMGRIHRFLGLEVGVILAEQDPQERRRHYNADVTYGTNNEFGFDYLRDNMTWSLDDCVQRGHNFAIVDEVDSILIDEARTPLIISGPADQSSRWYVEFARLAPLMQGIDTTTMGTRERVEKANLINSKYHYETDVRKRTVAVTEKGVRFVEDQLGIENLYEAANTPLVGYLNNALKVKELYHRDKDYIVRDGEVMIVDEFTGRILVGRRYNEGMHQAIEAKERVEIKAENQTLATITLQNYFRLYGKLSGMTGTAETEAAEFHQTYKLGVVPIPTNRPMVRADRADLIYKTEQSKFEAVAEDIAERHEKGQPVLVGTTSVEKSEHLSKLLLKLGVPHEVLNAKYHNKEALIVARAGKKGAVTVATNMAGRGTDIVLGGNPDMIADQVLREQGLDPVENSEEYEAAWPKVLEEVKAEASAEAEHVREVGGLYVLGTERHESRRIDNQLRGRSGRQGDPGESRFYLSLGDDLMRRFNAVMVERVMTTMRLPDDVPIEHKMVSKAIKSAQTQVEQLNMETRKNVLKYDEVMNEQRKVIYAERHRVLEGEDLQEQIEHMLTDVVQAYVQGATSQGYAEDWDHDQLWTALKTLYPVSLDWDELIEDGDLDAEALSVALTEDALAAYARRETEIDELVGEEGSMRRLERQVMLTVLDRKWREHLYEMDYLKEGIGMRALAQRDPLIEYQREGFDMFRAMLDSLKEEAVGFLFNLQVERTEAEPAPQPEPSALPGGVTSATGAAAASFGENGGRHARPTPPQPPATDAESVPSALRGKGIGGGVQSGLTMSGPGEDGDVESRSDSPKPADGASGANTRRERRAAERAQAKKARKGTQR; this is translated from the coding sequence ATGGTGCTGAACCGCCTGCTCCGCGCGGGCGAGGGCAAGATGGTGAAGCGGCTGCGCAACATCGCCGATCACATCAACACCCTCGAAGACGACGTGTTGGACCTGTCGGACGACGCGCTGCGGGCCAAGACCGACGAGTTCCGTGCGCGGTACGCCAAGAACGAGTCCTTGGACGACCTGCTCCCGGAGGCGTTCGCGGTCGCCCGGGAGGCCGCGAAACGGGTACTCGGCCAGCGGCCCTACGACGTCCAGCTGATGGGCGGCGCCGCATTGCATCTCGGCCAGGTCGCCGAGATGAAGACCGGTGAGGGCAAGACGCTCACCTGTGTCCTGGCCGCCTACCTCAACGCGCTCGCGGGTGAGGGTGTGCACGTGGTCACCACCAACGACTATCTCGCCAAGCGGGACGCCGAGTGGATGGGCCGGATCCACCGCTTCCTCGGGCTCGAGGTCGGCGTCATCCTCGCCGAGCAGGACCCGCAGGAACGCCGCAGGCACTACAACGCCGACGTCACCTACGGCACCAACAACGAGTTCGGCTTCGACTACCTGCGCGACAACATGACCTGGTCCCTGGATGACTGCGTGCAGCGCGGGCACAACTTCGCGATCGTCGACGAGGTGGACTCGATCCTCATCGACGAGGCGCGTACCCCGCTGATCATCTCCGGCCCGGCGGACCAGTCCTCGCGCTGGTACGTGGAGTTCGCCCGGCTCGCGCCGTTGATGCAGGGCATCGACACCACCACGATGGGGACGCGTGAGCGGGTCGAGAAGGCCAACCTGATCAACTCGAAGTACCACTACGAGACCGACGTCCGCAAGCGCACCGTGGCGGTCACCGAGAAGGGCGTGCGGTTCGTCGAGGACCAGCTCGGCATCGAGAACCTGTACGAGGCGGCGAACACCCCGCTGGTGGGTTACCTGAACAACGCCTTGAAGGTCAAGGAGCTCTACCACCGGGACAAGGACTACATCGTCCGCGACGGCGAGGTCATGATCGTCGACGAGTTCACCGGCCGGATCCTGGTGGGCCGCCGCTACAACGAGGGCATGCACCAGGCGATCGAGGCCAAGGAACGCGTCGAGATCAAGGCGGAGAACCAGACGCTGGCCACGATCACGCTGCAGAACTACTTCCGGCTCTACGGCAAGCTTTCCGGGATGACCGGTACCGCCGAGACCGAGGCGGCCGAGTTCCACCAGACCTACAAGCTCGGCGTGGTGCCGATCCCGACGAACCGGCCGATGGTCCGCGCCGACCGCGCGGACCTGATCTACAAGACCGAGCAGTCGAAGTTCGAGGCGGTCGCCGAGGACATCGCCGAGCGGCACGAGAAGGGCCAGCCGGTGCTGGTCGGCACCACCAGCGTGGAGAAGTCCGAGCACCTGTCGAAGCTGCTGCTGAAGCTGGGCGTGCCGCACGAGGTGCTCAACGCCAAGTACCACAACAAGGAAGCGCTGATCGTCGCGCGCGCGGGCAAGAAGGGCGCGGTCACCGTCGCCACCAACATGGCGGGCCGCGGTACCGACATCGTGCTCGGAGGGAACCCGGACATGATCGCCGACCAGGTGCTGCGCGAGCAGGGCCTGGACCCGGTGGAGAACTCCGAGGAGTACGAGGCCGCCTGGCCGAAGGTGCTCGAGGAGGTCAAGGCGGAGGCGAGCGCCGAGGCCGAGCACGTCCGTGAGGTCGGCGGGCTGTACGTGCTCGGCACGGAGCGGCACGAATCGCGCCGGATCGACAACCAGCTGCGCGGTCGTTCCGGGCGGCAGGGCGACCCCGGCGAGTCGCGGTTCTACCTGTCGCTGGGCGACGATCTGATGCGCCGGTTCAACGCGGTGATGGTGGAGCGCGTGATGACCACCATGCGGCTGCCGGACGACGTGCCGATCGAGCACAAGATGGTCTCCAAGGCGATCAAGAGCGCGCAGACCCAGGTCGAGCAGCTCAACATGGAGACGCGCAAGAACGTCCTCAAGTACGACGAGGTCATGAACGAGCAGCGCAAGGTGATCTACGCCGAGCGGCACCGCGTGCTCGAAGGCGAGGATCTGCAGGAGCAGATCGAGCACATGCTCACCGACGTCGTGCAGGCCTACGTGCAGGGCGCGACTTCGCAGGGATACGCCGAGGACTGGGACCACGACCAGCTGTGGACCGCGCTCAAGACGCTCTACCCGGTGAGCCTGGACTGGGACGAGCTGATCGAGGACGGCGACCTCGACGCGGAAGCCCTCAGCGTGGCGCTGACCGAGGACGCGCTCGCCGCCTACGCCCGGCGTGAGACGGAGATCGACGAGCTGGTCGGCGAGGAAGGCTCGATGCGCCGCCTCGAGCGTCAGGTGATGCTGACCGTGCTGGACCGCAAGTGGCGCGAGCACCTCTACGAGATGGACTATCTCAAGGAGGGCATCGGCATGCGGGCGCTCGCCCAGCGCGATCCGCTGATCGAGTACCAGCGCGAGGGCTTCGACATGTTCCGCGCGATGCTCGACTCGCTGAAGGAGGAGGCCGTCGGCTTCCTGTTCAACCTGCAGGTCGAGCGCACCGAGGCGGAGCCGGCTCCGCAGCCGGAGCCGTCCGCGTTGCCCGGCGGGGTCACCTCCGCCACCGGCGCGGCCGCCGCCTCGTTCGGCGAGAACGGCGGCAGGCACGCCCGCCCCACGCCCCCGCAGCCACCGGCCACGGACGCCGAATCCGTGCCGTCCGCCTTGCGGGGCAAGGGAATCGGCGGCGGTGTCCAATCCGGACTGACGATGTCCGGCCCCGGCGAGGACGGCGACGTCGAGTCCCGTTCGGACAGCCCGAAGCCCGCGGACGGGGCGTCAGGCGCCAACACCCGGCGGGAACGCCGGGCGGCCGAACGGGCACAGGCGAAGAAGGCCAGGAAGGGCACACAGCGCTGA
- the hpf gene encoding ribosome hibernation-promoting factor, HPF/YfiA family: MDIVIKGRNVEVPEHYRALVSEKLARLERYDKKVIRFDVELFHEPNRRQAKNCQRVEITGKGRGPAVRAEACAADFYAALDSAVTKLENRLRRTHDRRRVHYGRSRPESVAEATSVVAAGGAGSSAGPAMSTAVLEAPDATAPMVNGFAATSAGDIPQQQRWEGDEPGYQPGRVVREKQHNADPMTVDQALYEMELVGHDFYLFNDSEAGRPSVVYRRKGFDYGVIRLG, encoded by the coding sequence ATGGACATCGTCATCAAGGGCCGCAACGTGGAGGTGCCCGAGCACTATCGGGCACTCGTCAGCGAGAAGCTGGCCCGCCTTGAGCGCTACGACAAGAAAGTCATCCGCTTCGACGTGGAGCTGTTCCACGAGCCCAATCGCAGGCAGGCCAAGAACTGCCAGCGCGTGGAGATCACCGGAAAGGGCCGTGGCCCGGCCGTGCGCGCCGAGGCGTGTGCCGCCGACTTCTACGCAGCGCTCGATTCTGCCGTGACCAAACTGGAAAACCGGTTACGGCGGACACACGACCGCAGGCGCGTGCACTACGGCCGCAGCCGTCCGGAATCGGTCGCCGAAGCGACTTCGGTGGTGGCGGCAGGCGGTGCGGGCTCGAGTGCCGGGCCGGCGATGAGCACCGCGGTACTGGAGGCACCCGACGCGACCGCACCGATGGTGAACGGTTTCGCGGCGACGAGTGCCGGTGACATCCCCCAGCAGCAGCGCTGGGAAGGCGACGAACCGGGATACCAGCCCGGCCGCGTCGTCCGCGAGAAGCAGCACAACGCGGACCCCATGACGGTGGACCAGGCTCTCTACGAGATGGAGCTGGTCGGCCACGACTTCTACCTGTTCAACGACTCCGAGGCCGGCCGGCCGAGCGTCGTCTACCGGCGAAAGGGCTTCGACTACGGCGTGATCCGGCTCGGCTGA
- a CDS encoding Rv3235 family protein, giving the protein MTKHHLRLLTSGPVRRVHHRVARPAVRDLPPAGHRILRFAEVPHERHLTQRLKAILEVLAGRRPAGQIQSLVDDALFARLSAHGPLPGLRYRVGDLHVCQPSDTAIETSTTLITHGRVHAVAARFELTRTGWVCTRFHVLAPRLGPVRRPQPDRPSVA; this is encoded by the coding sequence ATGACGAAACACCACCTCCGGCTGCTGACGTCCGGGCCCGTCCGCAGGGTCCACCACCGCGTCGCGCGGCCCGCGGTCCGGGATCTGCCGCCCGCCGGCCACCGGATCCTGCGCTTCGCCGAAGTCCCGCACGAACGGCACCTCACCCAGCGGCTCAAGGCGATCCTCGAAGTCCTGGCCGGCCGCCGCCCGGCCGGACAGATCCAGTCGCTGGTCGACGACGCCCTGTTCGCCCGCCTGTCCGCCCACGGCCCGCTGCCCGGCCTGCGCTACCGCGTCGGCGACCTGCACGTGTGCCAGCCCTCGGACACCGCCATCGAGACCAGCACGACTCTGATCACCCACGGCCGCGTACACGCGGTCGCCGCCCGCTTCGAACTCACCCGCACCGGCTGGGTGTGCACTCGATTCCACGTGCTGGCGCCGCGCCTCGGACCGGTGCGCCGCCCGCAACCGGACCGGCCGTCGGTGGCTTGA
- a CDS encoding TrmH family RNA methyltransferase translates to MGDDEAVSPKDRFLTVYGRKPVLEALADADLRVDKVILADTARGPAAAEIQRAAKTAGVPVRRASAHRVKVLAGNGKQDQGVLADVVAPRMRALAAALADRRPPERLLLLDGITTPANVGMILRTATAAGLAGVIVPRRGVAALDPMVVKASAGIAFRAPVLRCGSAREAAELLMEAGYGLYALDASAGVTVFEVDLPKRAVFVLGGETAGVGAEVAELVTEWVTIPMPGDVESLNVSAAAAVVSFELVRRGLS, encoded by the coding sequence GTGGGTGATGACGAGGCGGTTTCCCCGAAGGACCGATTCCTGACCGTCTACGGGCGCAAACCGGTGCTGGAGGCGCTCGCGGACGCGGACTTGCGCGTGGACAAGGTGATCCTCGCCGACACCGCGCGCGGCCCGGCCGCCGCGGAGATCCAGCGCGCCGCGAAGACGGCCGGCGTGCCCGTGCGGCGGGCCAGCGCGCATCGGGTGAAAGTGCTGGCCGGCAACGGAAAACAGGACCAGGGCGTGCTGGCGGACGTGGTCGCGCCGCGGATGCGCGCGCTGGCCGCGGCGCTGGCGGACCGCCGCCCGCCGGAGCGGCTGCTGCTGCTCGACGGGATCACCACCCCGGCGAACGTAGGGATGATCCTGCGCACCGCCACCGCGGCCGGGCTGGCCGGAGTGATCGTGCCGCGCCGGGGCGTGGCGGCGCTCGATCCGATGGTGGTCAAGGCCTCCGCGGGGATCGCGTTCCGGGCGCCGGTGCTGCGCTGCGGGAGTGCCCGCGAAGCGGCGGAGTTGTTGATGGAGGCGGGCTACGGCCTGTACGCGCTCGATGCCTCCGCCGGGGTGACGGTGTTCGAAGTCGACCTGCCGAAGCGCGCGGTCTTCGTGCTGGGCGGCGAAACGGCCGGGGTGGGCGCGGAAGTCGCGGAACTGGTCACCGAATGGGTCACCATTCCGATGCCCGGCGACGTGGAATCGCTGAACGTCTCCGCCGCGGCCGCCGTGGTGTCGTTCGAACTGGTACGGCGCGGCCTCAGCTGA
- a CDS encoding LpqB family beta-propeller domain-containing protein, which yields MRRALLAVACVLLLAGCANVPQESQPVVVSPEGAKPQPNEVVPPDPGLDALSIVRQFVRASADPRSNNAAARAYLEDRLRTPWHPSRAITIIDNTFSTVYNDALPPTLAPGQPSDPNVRTISVRGSVLGTLSADSAFIPGSGTAEPTFQVRKQPDGQWRISVPPPGLLITDDDFDANYNSVAVSFYSPESATFVPDLRYVGAKPQSGLPSRVMDLILQGPSAGLAGAVKNLLGDQVTLETNVKNNDDGSLLVHLSGLTGAGPETRSLIAAQIVLSMQTVTSTRIRLLADGTPLVRDHEYWRASDVPAYSAATSPSPDLPGLMTVDRRIRSLADGGPIPGPAGNGSFGVVSAAQSIDGKRLAVVEQNGDRVSLRVGDFGRDMPQVELGGGSLSRPTWRTAPTGAGPSGEVWTVVDHTIIARMVLDPGGHWQRQSVNANDLLALGPIDALRLSRDGARVAAIVRGRLVVAAVVRTGDAVTLREPRVLQPSALADVVDVDWGSTPDTLVAVTSSISQPVQRISLDGRRMDTFNSSNLTAPVRAVTAAPSRPIVVADAGGLWNATELGEVWRPQAHTLANADPFYPG from the coding sequence GTGAGGCGGGCGCTGCTGGCGGTGGCCTGCGTGCTGCTGCTCGCCGGGTGCGCGAACGTGCCGCAGGAATCGCAGCCGGTGGTGGTGTCCCCGGAGGGGGCGAAACCCCAGCCGAACGAGGTCGTGCCGCCGGATCCGGGGCTGGACGCGCTGTCCATCGTCCGCCAGTTCGTCCGGGCGTCGGCCGATCCGCGCTCGAACAACGCGGCCGCCCGCGCCTACCTGGAGGACCGGCTGCGCACGCCGTGGCATCCGAGCCGGGCGATCACCATCATCGACAACACGTTCAGCACCGTCTACAACGACGCCCTGCCCCCGACGCTGGCCCCGGGGCAGCCGTCGGACCCGAACGTCCGCACGATCTCGGTGCGCGGTTCGGTCCTCGGCACGCTGAGCGCGGACAGCGCGTTCATCCCCGGCTCCGGCACGGCCGAGCCGACCTTCCAGGTGCGCAAGCAGCCGGACGGGCAGTGGCGGATCTCGGTGCCGCCACCCGGCCTGCTGATCACCGACGACGATTTCGACGCGAACTACAACTCCGTCGCGGTGAGCTTCTACTCGCCCGAATCCGCGACCTTCGTGCCGGATCTGCGTTACGTCGGCGCGAAACCGCAGTCCGGCCTGCCCAGCCGGGTGATGGACCTGATCCTGCAAGGCCCCTCGGCCGGGCTGGCCGGCGCGGTCAAGAACCTGCTCGGCGACCAGGTCACCCTCGAGACGAACGTGAAGAACAACGACGACGGTTCGCTGCTGGTGCATCTGTCCGGGCTCACCGGGGCCGGCCCGGAGACCCGGTCGCTGATCGCCGCGCAGATCGTCCTGTCCATGCAGACCGTCACGTCCACCCGCATCCGGCTGCTCGCGGACGGCACCCCGCTGGTCCGCGACCACGAGTACTGGCGCGCCAGCGACGTGCCCGCCTACAGCGCGGCCACGTCACCGAGCCCGGATCTGCCCGGCCTGATGACGGTCGACCGGCGCATCCGCTCTCTCGCCGACGGCGGCCCGATCCCGGGCCCCGCCGGCAACGGTTCGTTCGGGGTGGTCAGCGCCGCGCAGTCGATCGACGGGAAGCGGCTGGCCGTGGTCGAACAGAACGGTGACCGCGTCAGCCTGCGCGTCGGCGACTTCGGCCGGGACATGCCGCAGGTCGAGCTGGGCGGCGGTTCGCTCAGCCGCCCGACCTGGCGTACCGCGCCGACCGGAGCCGGCCCGTCCGGCGAGGTGTGGACCGTGGTGGACCACACGATCATCGCCCGCATGGTGCTCGATCCCGGTGGCCACTGGCAGCGCCAGAGCGTGAACGCGAACGACCTGCTGGCGCTGGGCCCGATCGATGCCCTGCGCCTGTCCCGCGACGGCGCCCGCGTCGCCGCGATCGTGCGCGGCCGGCTGGTCGTGGCGGCCGTGGTGCGTACCGGAGACGCGGTGACCCTGCGCGAACCCCGCGTCCTCCAGCCCTCCGCGCTGGCCGATGTCGTCGACGTGGACTGGGGTTCGACCCCGGACACGCTGGTCGCGGTCACCTCCTCGATCTCGCAGCCAGTGCAGCGGATCTCCCTCGACGGGCGGCGAATGGACACCTTCAACAGCTCCAACCTGACCGCCCCCGTCCGCGCCGTGACCGCCGCCCCGAGCCGCCCGATCGTGGTAGCCGACGCCGGTGGCCTGTGGAACGCCACGGAACTCGGCGAGGTCTGGCGCCCGCAGGCCCACACCCTGGCGAACGCGGACCCGTTCTATCCGGGGTGA
- a CDS encoding ComF family protein encodes MQRIAEEAARRLSNTLVAPALTLSGGRDSVGLTPDQRARNLYGRLHFIPARRPPPNTHVLLVDDVITTGTTSAACVTTLAAAGIPVAGVVALLSAG; translated from the coding sequence ATGCAGCGAATCGCCGAAGAAGCCGCCCGCCGCCTGAGCAATACCCTCGTCGCACCCGCACTGACCCTGTCCGGCGGCCGGGACTCCGTCGGCCTCACCCCGGACCAGCGAGCCCGGAACCTGTACGGGCGCCTGCACTTCATCCCCGCCCGACGCCCGCCGCCGAACACCCACGTCCTCCTTGTCGACGACGTGATCACCACCGGCACCACCTCCGCCGCCTGCGTGACCACGTTGGCTGCCGCGGGTATTCCGGTGGCCGGTGTCGTCGCCCTCCTCAGCGCAGGCTGA